The Syngnathus acus chromosome 11, fSynAcu1.2, whole genome shotgun sequence genome includes the window GACGGCGACAAGCAGCGGCTGGCGGTAGGCCGGGCAGCGGAAGAGCTCCGGGATGGTCACCTTCTTCTCCAGCGCCATCTTGTTGCTCTCCTCCTTCATCTCCTGCAAGTCGCTGCTCACGTCCTCGCTGCCGCGCAGACGCACCAGCTCTACACGCAAAATTCACATTCGGGCTTGAGGGTAGCTAGCAAGAGGTTGTTTGGAGGCGTGGGCGAGGCTAACCTTTACACGCCTGCTCCTCCCGCTTCAGGTTGATGAGGAGGAATCGGGGGCTCTCGGGGCAGAAGGGCAGCAGGATGCTCTGCAGCACGGCCGGCACCACAGTCAGCGCCAGCAGCAGCGGCCAGAGGCGCGACGAGCCCAGCAGCGACTCCAGGCCCAAAATCTGAAAACATATTCAGAATGGTTGCCATTGGATTTTCGCGGTGATCTCAAGATTGTAAAAAGGGCGTCGGGGGTCAACTTCTGCCTACCTGAGCGATGAGGATGCCGACCACCACGCCGAGTTGGTGCAGGGTGCCAAAGGCGCCCCTGAGCTGCGTGGGCGACACCTCGCCCACGTACATGGGCGTCAGGCCCGTGAAGAGCCCGCAGAAGAGGCCAATGACCAGCCGGCCAGCGATCACCATCTCATAGGACGAGCACAAGGTGGACGCGCCCATCAGCAGCCCGCCGATCACCGCCAGGACGTTGACCAGCAGCATGGAGCGCTTCCTGCGGGCGGCGCCGAGGCTCAGTCGGTCGGTCAGTGCGCGTTTCGGTGCCGAACCCACCTGCCAAAGCGGTTGGCCATGACGCCCACGCTGAATGATCCCGCCATGCCACCCACGCTGAAGATGGCCACGGTGACGCTCCACACCACCGTGCAGATGTCGGCGCTGATGGGCTTGTTGTAACGCTCCATCCACGTGTCATTGAAGAACGCCCGCAGTTtctcaaaaacacacacaaaacgcGCTCGGACGCGTTCCTTCGCTTACAGCCAATTAAAATTTCGATGTCGGCGCCAACCTGCTCTGGTGCGTTGATGACGCCCGTGTTGAAGCCGAACTGCAGCGAGCCGATGACGGCCGTTGTCAGCGAGAACAGGAGGTAGCCGGTCACCTGCTTGCCCTAACAGAGCGGGCCAAGACCAGAAAGTCACATTTCAACATCGCCCGTCTCCCACTGAAGTTGTTTGACGCTGCATCAGCTCAGCACAAGCAGAGCAGGAAGGCCAGAGGGACACCGAAGACGTCCTTGAGTCAGCTGACGATTTGGATGCGCTCATATTTGCACCGGGAAGGGGCGATGACCGCTCTCACGGTCCTATTGCGGATTTGGACCAGGCAAACAAAGGCAACCGGGTTCAAAAACCACAAACGTACCTTGATGGCGATTTAATGACATCATGATCTGACCTGACAAAgtgcttgcttgcttgatgCTTTGTAGCTTTGGATCACTACAAATGCTAATGAGTTAACCTTCTTGCtctttagtttttgttttagccCGAGTGGGCCACAAGACGCTGGCATATTTGAGAATACGCTTATTGTCTTGTattgtttgactttgattttacTTGATGTATTTTTACAATTTCATCATCTATGGGAGGCTACCTagacaagacaagacaagacaagtgggtgtgtgtgcataaaatgaatttattatcattaagACTGTGTCGCTTCCTTCCCCCTCGGTCAATAGTCCCACTGcttgtcaccatggcaactaACACAATTGGCTACACGGCAGGAAGATGCCACAAACAATTGCAAGAGCTGCCGTTCTCTGGACAAGATGCAACGTGAAAAgtttagaataaaaaaagagaactcAACATGACCCTCCCGGTCGAGTGTACTGATGCACACTTTACACATTTGCTCACAAATACCTGCACGCCGCTCTCATTTTATTCCTCTTTTGTTCCCCTTCCCGATTAATgtcttccattttgttttctgcctGTCTGAAAATAAACTGAATGGATTGTTTGACGAATTTCTGTATTATGTAATTTGTATTGACTGAAGCGAGCCAACAGGGGTcacgaaaaacaaaagactgcCATCTGACCGACAGACAGGCGGGCGAACAGGCTGGCTGAGGGTCCGGTGACAGAATGATGCAGCAtccatgtgcgtgcgtgtgcgcgcgtgaaCATTGATTTTACAATCAATGACATGAAAACATTCACTAGCATATGAAGTAAAACGTTTCAGTCCCAAAGACAATAACGCTCCCTTTATCATTAAGCTGCTGAGGACTACTTTGTGGTGTGCATCACGCTAAGACAAGTATCATATTGAGTCATCAATAATTAATAGCCATACGACAAAATATCAATACCAAAAATGACTCGTGATAAAAGCCAGGCTGAAAAAAATCGACTTAAGATTTACATTCCAATCACTCACCTGCTGTCCTTCCATTGTTAGTCTGTAGTGGAGCAAAACGTGTAGCCGCCGCCGATCCTCAGGTGGTCTTTGCTTTCCGAGCCGCCCGACTGCGCTGACAGCTGCAGGAAAACAAGCGCATGTCGTCGCTGAGGCGCTGTCCGTGGTTCTGAAGCGGTTCGGCTGGGACGGCGCTGAACCGGCCGCAGCCGAACCGAAACTACCACCCCCGCAGCACCATTATAAGCACACCAGCGAGCGGAAGCCGCGAGAGACGCGCGTGGCTAAAGGACGAATCGTTGCAAAGGTGAAGGATGCTCGCGAAAGGTTGCTTCAAGTGTCCTCCAACGAACCTGAGCGTGAAGCAGCCCGAGCGTTCACAAAGGTTTGTTGGTCTCCTCTTCGTGAGGCTCAGCACGTCCACGGAACCTCTAGTTCTTAGTCATTCGTTTGCTTTATTTCGGGCTATATGAGAAAACTGCGAGGGAAAGATGTCGTGACGTGACCACGCCCCCCGCTATGCTTACGTGCGCGCGCAACATCGACGTCAGCGGTGGCCGCCATGTCCGACGATGGTAGCCGCATGCACGCATGCAGCCCTCGCCCACCCCCCCTCGGGTCACTTGGTTAGTGATACTATTCGATGCCACTCGTGACGAGGGCGCGTGCGCAAAGGAAAGACGAGAAACGTAATGagaaccccccctcccccaagtATCCTTGCATTTATTCCCGTCATGCCTTGCGCTGGCGACCTTGATTGATGCTGATGCTGCAGATGATGCAACACAAGCAGTTACCAGGGCAACAAAACGTATTTGGGCCCATTATTAATAACAGGAGAAGCCAAACATCAGTTCTATATTTGGTCTGGCTTTAAGTCTGGAGCTGATCGtaaaacatgtttacattgtCTTCTTATTGTAATGTTGGAAATTGTACATTTTCATGGTTTGCTTtataacaatttaaaataaaaatgtttacaataattgtaattttttattcaaatgtttacatttcattttaaaatggcaagtgtttaaataaaaaaaaaatcaaattaaaaatactttttgaatcGTATTTGAGGTGACATTTAAATTTTTAGTGAGGGGCTTTGAAGTCCAATTTGCCATCCATTAGCTGCCCTGAGAACAAAATTACCTGAATGAACAAGATTCAGAAGTATTCTTTCTACTTCCACAATCCAAAATTAAACTAACCAGCAACTTACCGAAAATGTATCCAATGCAAGTAattacaaatacaataaatataatttacatttatatGTAGAGGCGGTCCTGGCTACTTTCGGGCCCTGGGCGAACCATCCTTCGCGCCCTCCCACCCTAACATAGTGCGTgcactgtactttttttttttttaaatgtgtacaTTTTTCACCTAACCCTATTGATTACATGTGGATaggtattatttttatgaatgcAATGCAAATTACAATTTATTTGGAAGCAGTTGTGTGGCCTTGGAATCCCTcgcccccctccctttccttTTCATCTCCGGCCTCTGCTGTCCGCCGCCAGCCGCCGCCCTCTTGCCTGCTCGGACCAGGCGAGAGAGAGGCGGCGAGAGAGGGGCGGGGCGAGAGGAGGGCTGCTCTTCTGACGCGCACGCACGAAGAGCGAACAAAAGTACCCCGAACCGACTCTCAGCAGCAAATTGACATCACGTGACGATAAGGACGCCCCATTGCCCACCGAACACATTTGAGATGGAACTGACTGAGCGAGAAAACTGGCGATTTCTTTTGGAGCGCTCGTGCGCCCATATTGCAAAAACCGGCCCTGACAATATAAAACATGACTACTCCGACAGAAATTTTGCAACTTTGAGAACGTCGCCCCCTTGTGGACAGAATCAATATTGCCAGCGTTACTTTTGTTTGGATtaacaaaatgaatatttgcCTCAAAGATCGATTGTACTCACTTAGTAATTTGATAACATCCTTAGACTTGTGAATTATTTATACCAAACGTGCATTTGTGCTAACTCATCCTCAATTAGAGCCAAAAgtggctttttattttacttttttatttaggtCCCAAAAAAACCATCATAATAACATTATATCAATAATATTAATACAGAAGttgaaaaaaggagaaaaaaataaaattgcttttTGTGTCCACAGCCTCAAACGCAGAGTCGGGAAGGACGTCTGTCCGTCAATTTGTCCGTCCTTCAGGCAACTCAAAGTCTGTCTGTTGGGGGGGCGTGGCTTCAAGCCTGGGCGCGGCACTCGTCACCAATCAGGAATGTGGTTGGGGGGGTTTTAGAGGTAAAGAGCTGAGCGTCGTCCGTCCGTCTACTGCTGAGACATCTAAGAGAAGACAAAGCACGAATTGGCCAAAACATGCTTTAATCCCACGAGCTGGAATTTGGTGTGCGGCACGTACCTGCTGCGCCTGCGTGTGCGCATCGGGCCCCCGGCTGGCCAGGCGGCTGAGGATGTTCCTCTCGGACATCTGCAGGCGCACGGCCACCGGTGGGATTCGGGCAATGGTCGCCGGTAGGCGCGTCACATCCGCCTTCATGTCGCTCAGCAGCTCCTCCAGCTGCTTCAGCACTGGCCACCAAAACAACACATCACGAATGAAAAAGTCCCCTGTGAAAAAGCCTGCGAAGCGACCCAACCTCCCCACCTCACACACCTTTGTGCAAGACGGCATTGGCCGGCTTGTTCCCCGACATGGACTCTTTGCTGAGGTGCTGGTGCGACTCGGCCAGACACTCCACCTCGCTGAAGCGCGTGTTGAGCGCCATGGACGGGTGCGAAGGGTCCTCCGACATGTTGAGGTAGGCGGCGCGTCGCAACTGCTCCTCGATCACCAGCGCCTGCTCCAGGAGCTGCGCCGGCCATACACAAAGAGAAGATCCCaatcatttaagaaaaagcccaTTCAATggaataataatttaattaaaaaaaactaaaacaaaaaacacagcgTTTTGAGATTTTTATGGAAGAAAGGTTGTGAAAGCAGACGGTGGTGGGAGTAGTTACCTTAAACCTCCTGGCCAGGAACTTGTTCTTGATTTCCAGGAAATTGCCACGGTTCATCTCCCCTTTGAAAGGCTCGTTGAGGATGGCGAACTTGACGTCGTTCTGGATGTCCTGCCAGCGAGCGTAGCCGTGTCTGAGGGACGCCGTCGTCAAGGGCAACAGACGGCAGGCGACAAAGATGATGGTGAATCCCGAAAGCCGCGAGCTTTAAGGTCACACGGGAAAAGGATACTGGATGATTCCGGCCAGCAGCCAGTAGTCGTGGCGACGGTGCCAAATCTCGTTGGTCTTTCTGGTCACGGTGGCGGCGCGCTCCTCGTTCTGCCACAACGAGTGAAGTtctgaagacaaaaaagcaAAGGTCAACGAAATAAATGAGGTCGTTGTCGGACGAACGTTTGTACCCGTGAATCCTCCGTCGGCAATATTGAACATGAAGCGACTCTtggccttcttcttctcctccaagGTGGCAGCGTCGCCATTCTGCAGTTTGGGGGCCTCCTCTGCTTTGGGAGCCTCCTTCTCATCCTTGACGGCCGCTGGGAGAGACGGCGGCACGTTTACAAGGAATATGACGTCATCAAACTGACAACAAATAGGGAGGCACTACCTTTCTTGTCGTCTGGGGGTGGCGGCGTCGTGTCCATCTTCTCCAACTTGTCTTctagggagaaaaaaaaaaacaacaaaactgaaaagtcCGTCTCAAAGGTCACGTGCTGTTTATGTCAGCCGGTGCATTTCTGAAAATGCAAACCTTTGCCATCCGACTCTTGACTTTTGGACTCCGCTCCCTCGCTTTTGACCTCGGAAGGCGACGCAGAGTCGTCTTCGCCTCGGGGGCTCTTCTTGTCGCCGTCATCCTTGGCGCCGTCGGCTTCCCCATTGGTTGCTTTGTCCGTTTCCATGGGCTCATCGTCCTTCTTCTCTTCCGCCGGACTcttgtcgtcgtcgtcgtcgtcgtcgggGATGGAGATGACctgtggaggggaaaaaaggaagaagcCACTCGTGTCGATCCATTTAAGACTTTCTGAGCCATCAGACACTCCCAGGCGGTCACCTCGCTGGTGCTCTTTGGGGCGTCTTTGCCATTCTTGTCCGCCTCACTGTCTTTCTTCACATCTTTGTCTCCGTCCCGGATGACCTCATCGCTTTTTGACTCATCAACTGAAGAGGAAAACACGGCGTTGGCTGAAAGGCCGCCAAAGTGTCGCTCAGGATCGCCTTACCCGGAGCCGGCGTGTTGGGCTGCGTGTCAGCGGGCGTTCCCGTGGACGGCGTTTTCCCCGGCGAGTCGGGCTGAGCAGCCCGCTTGTTCTCCTCCAACTCGGCCATCCACGGTAGCGACCACTGGCCGTTGACGTGTTCGAATTCCTGCACCTGAACGCCGGACAAGCACACGGGTCGGACGATGGGCACAAACGGGACGGCTGGGTCGGCACGGCGTTTACCTTCTTGCGAATGAGCGACATGACGCCGATGCGGGTGAGGACGTGTTGCCGGGACAAGCCTTCTCTGGGAACGCCGTCCGCAAACGTTTCGGCACCATCGGCCCCAGGCTCGCAGAGGTGCCGCATGAAAAGAGACACGTAGGCCCTAAAAGAGAGACACGGGATAATTATGAGAgacaggataaaaaaaaagacctcatTCTATACTTCAATTTAAGACCTACTTAAATTCTTTCTCAGATTTGCCTCGCAGGTCTCGGACCAACCACTGCGTGGTGAAGGCGTCCTGGGGTGGCATGCCGTAACGCATTACGGCATTCAAGAATGCCTTCCTCTGCCGCGAGTTGAAGCCCAGCACCTGCGACACATGACAACTCGACATTGTTGGCTCCCTCAGATAACAACCCATAGTCGTCAAAGAACAAGACCACAGAGTGAAATGTATCGTATGGTGCTGACCTCGATGTTGCCTCCCACCCTGGCCAGCAGGGGGGGCAGTGGCTTGTCCTTGTCATTCCTCAGGCCTTTCCTGCTCGGTCTGCGTGAATTAGCTGCGAGGGACAGGCGGACACACAAGTTGAAACACAGAGTCAGTCTACAAAGGCAAATTAGGATAGTGACTGAGCCCGCAGCGCTCGTACCTTCCGATCGCTCGTCAAAGTCCTCATCTCCCTCTTCGGACGCCACAGAGTAATCCGATTGGCCGTCCGACTGATCGTCCTGCCAATCGGCTGGGGGGGAGACAAAATGACGGCGGTTGAAGAGGGCTTGATGGGTTTGATTGGACATAGCAAGAAGGAGGCGACGGCGTCTCACCTCTGTCCTCCTGCGAGCCGTCGTTGTAGTTGACCTGCTTGCGGATGCGCTTGCCTTTGCCCAGATTGCGAGCCAaatcctcctgctgctgctcataATGATGCCGCAGCAACTTTTCCCAGTAGTCGGGGTCCACGCTCTCCTCTTGCTTGATAATCTCGCGctgcacctcctcctcctgacgcaaaatattgaaagagccataaaaaaaaaaagcgaggaAAGAAAATTTTCTGTATCCCAGGAATTGTTAGGAATTGTTCGCTCACCTCCTCGTCCTCGTCTTTGACCACATACTGCGCCACCTTGAAGGAGCTCAGGTACTCGTTCATGCTCTGCAGCTCCGTGTCATCGGTGGCGTCCTGGTTTCTGTCCAGCAGCCGGTCAATGGCCTTGTCGTCGTAGTGGATGACGCTGCTGTCTTCCTCCTTGTTCTCACCTGAgacccaacacacacaagatTGAACTCGTGAATGCCacctactgtttttttttttctcccccttttCTGCGGAATCTCACCCTCGCCCTCGTCTTTGAAGAGCTCCTCTGTGCCGAACTTGAGAATATCGTCCAATTCCTGCTTGGACATGGAACCCGTCTTGGAGCCCAGGCCGGGTCGGACGACCAAATGGGTGAGCATCATCTTCTTCTTGGCCACCTGATGGGCAAAAGAGGGGACGGAGTCATGAGCTGACGGGCCAGACAGGAGGGCTCGGGTGCGTGTTCCTCCTTACCTGCGTGATCCTCTCCTCCACCGAGGCCTTGGTGACAAAACGGTATATCATCACTTTTTTGTTCTGACCGATTCGATGAGCTCTGCTGAAAGCCTGCAAACACAGGAAgccaaaaacagaaaatgagcTACAAACGAGAGCTCAATCTAAGGAATCACAAGATGAAGACAATTTGAGCTACAACCGGGAACGAAGCATAGCGAGTGAAGACAAAGTGAGCTGAAAGATGAAATTGTTGCAGATTGCAGCGTACCTGAATGTCGTTGTGAGGATTCCAGTCCGAGTCGTAGATGATGACCGTGTCGGCGGTGGCCAGATTGATACCCAGCCCTCCGGCCCTCGTGGACAGCAGGAAGGCAAACTGCTGTGCGCCGGGAGCTGAGCGAATCGACCGCATGACGTCGTCAGTCGCCAGGCTCGGCACGCTCTTGAAAGAAAGTATCTCCTACCGTTGAAGCGGTCGATGGCTTCCTGTCTCATCCCTCCCGTGATGCTGCCGTCGATACGCTCGTACTTGTAGCCCTCGTTCTCCAGGAAGTCCTCCAGGAGGTCCAACATCTTGGTCATCTACAGGGGGATAGGAAAAAACCGCTGCTGAATCCAGGTCCAAAATCCAAATCGCAAGCAACGTTGCTGCCGACTAAAATGCCGGACGATCTTTCACAACAGATCATGaggttattttgtttgtaacGCTGTCAATATTGTCAGTAGCTAGCCAAAGACGGTCCAATCTCAACCGGCTGCGGAAGCTTTTAGGTGGCGTCGTCTCACCTGGGAGAAGATGAGCACTCGGTGTCCTCCGTCCTTTAGCTTCCTCATCATCTTCTGCAGCAGCATCAGCTTGCCGGCCGCCTTGATGAGCGAGCTGCCGTCGTACATCCCATTGGGCAACCTGGGCGCTTCCTGTCAACAGATGGCGTCGGCAGTCGGTCAGAAGTGGCTCTGGCCGCCTCGCCCGCTTGACATCGTACCATTGCGGCTCCGGGGAAGAGGAAGGGGTGGTTGCAGCACTTCTTCAGGTCCATGACCACGTTAAGGAGCGAGACCTGGTTGCCGCCACCTTTGGTGTTGAGCGCTTCAAAGTTCCTAGTCAGGATGAATTTGTAGTATTTCCTGTGGACACGCCACACGGTGAAGGATCAGCCAGGATGAAATGGAAAATTCACCATTTACTGTAAATGTTGCATTCTTATTTGGTggataatatttttattgaactTTTACCCcgaaaatgttcatttatgcATCCTACTCATTAGTTAAGAAAGTCATTAGGAAGAAATGACGTGCATGCATGACTGACTTCTGCTGCGGGCTGAGCTCCACGCGCAGGATTAGCTCAGTCTTGGAGGGCATGTGCTTGAAGACGTCGGCCTTGAGCCTCCTCAGCATGTGCGGCCCCAGCATGTCATGCAGCTTCTTGATCTGGTCTTCTTTGGCGATGTCGGCAAACTCCTCCAGGAAGCCCTCCAGGTTGCTGCCCAGACAAAGCCCTAGGATATAGTCGTGGCACGGGAGAAGCGGGACGCGGCCGCGCTTACCTGAACCTCTCGGGCGTGAGGAAGTTGAGCAGGTGAAAAAGCTCCTCCAGGTTGTTTTGCAGTGGCGTCCCGGTGAGCAGCAGCTTGTGTTGCAATGGGTAGTTGTTCAATACACGGAAAAACTGCGGGAAGAAAGCAAAGCAGCTTCAGCGGCCGCTGCTAGCGGAGGAGGGCGCGGCAGCGGTGCGCGGAGGCGGCCGCACCTTGGACTGGTTGTTCTTTAGCCTGTGGGCCTCGTCCACTACCAAACAGGCCCAGTCGATGGAGCCGAGGATGGCCATGTCGATGGTGATCAGCTCGTATGACGTCAGCAGGACGTGAAACTTGATGGACGAGTCTTTCTGTCTTGGCGAAGGAAAAACGTCAGGCCGTCGTGGGATTGCGGCACGTGCGTCGTCCTTCATGACTGCCGCAAAATTTCCAATGGGGGCCGTTTGCACCCACCTTCATCCTGGAGGCTTTCTTCCCTCCCCGGATGGCATTGTCCTCGAAGGAGAACTCGTTCTCGCGGATGACAGCCCTGCTGTCTTTATCGCCCACGTACGTCACCACGTACATGTCGGGCGCCCACATCTCAAATTCCCTCTCCCAGTTGATGATGGTGGAGAGCGGCGCGCTGACCAGGAAGGGACCCTTGGAGTGACCCTGAGGGAGCGCAGAGGAGGCTGCGGGTCAGTCATCAATTGAGACGAGGAAACTGAAGTGCTGGTTGGGGTCTGTTGATTTTGGCCACAAGGCCACCGCCACACATTTACACGTGTAACTTAAACTTGAAGGAATAAAGTAAAAtgcagagaagaaaaatactgtacacaaaaggtgactttgtgtgtgtgggggtgcaTTTCACCCTCccacctgcaggtggcagcagTCTCACACGCCATCAGTCTAAGTGACAACTGTCTGATGTTGCCAAATTTGcgtgacaaaatggctgaaCAGAAACGGGAGGTCAGCGCAAATGATGGCAACTTTTGCCACTGGCTCCGCCCACCTCTTTATAGAGAGAGTAGAGGAAGACGGCCGTCTGGACGGTCTTGCCCAGGCCCATCTCGTCAGCCAAGATGGTGTCAGTGCCCTGCGCCCAGGAGAAGCGCAGCCAGTTGAGGCCCTCCAGCTGGTAGGGGTGCAGCGTGCCGCCCGTGCTGTCCAGGTACTCGGGCTGACGATCAAACTTGATGGTAGGCTGCCCGCCGCGCGccgtcagaaaaaaaagagtgagcCACCGGCAGCAATGACGTACAATAATAATCCGAAAAAAGCGTGAGCTTACATCAACAACGGGGTTCTCTGGCGGTCTGTCCAGACGCTTCATGCGTCCTTTCACCTTGATCTTCTTTCCGGGTTTGCCGTCGTCGCCCATCATCAGCTCTCTGCCAAGGAGAAAGAAGCGGACGCTAAGCAGGAGGATTGTTTGCGGGCTGAAGGATCCTGGTAGCCGGTGCGCACCTGTGGTTCCAGTACTGCAGCTTGAAGGTATCGAACTCAGGAACGTCCATGTCGTCCGCCTCCCAGGTGGCCTGGTCGTACGCCAGTTCGCGCCACTTGATCAGGTAGTGCACGTTGTTCTTGCGGTCCACACTGgacaacacgcacacagaatCAAACTACCATTGAAATGAAGTCATTTTACGGTCCACACTGgacaacacgcacacagaatCAAACTACCATTGAAA containing:
- the chd4a gene encoding chromodomain-helicase-DNA-binding protein 4a isoform X1 → MSLSQSDERGWSAVEPRRHVPAGPLLESATDDEDEEISENETQKVKKKKKAKKSRESKGSKRRSRREELPISSPEHMDAAGGEDEADNDDGTAGAGHAQRSDSEGSDYTPGRKKKKRAGGGKEKKRSGASSERGSSKKKEPEPEEEDEDDDDDFSEPKSSSQLLENWGMEDIDHIFTQEDYRSLTNYKAFSQFVRPLIAAKNPKIAVSKMMMVLGAKWREFSTNNPLRGAAAANAALATANVPAAVDNMVAEAVPVPPAAPAPVEAQQPAAPPLRKAKTKEGKGPNARKKSKSAQKPQEKKNNAKTKKVAPLKIKLGGFSSKRKRSSSEEDEPDADSDFEDGSMNSVSVSEGSNSRSGRSKKKPSSKGKPKRKKAEDADGYETDHQDYCEVCQQGGEIILCDTCPRAYHMVCLDPDMEKAPEGTWSCPHCEKEGIQWEAREEPSEGEEDNGDGGEMEEDDHHMEFCRVCKDGGELLCCDSCPSSYHIHCLNPPLPEIPNGEWICPRCLCLPMKGKVQKILTWQWGEPPPPTPVPRPPDLPPDAPDPAPLAGRPEREFFAKWYNMSYWHCSWVTELQLELHCQVMFRNYQRKNDMDEPPPIDFGDGEEDKSDKRKNKDPMYAQLDERYLRFGIKMEWLMIHRIINHSVDRKNNVHYLIKWRELAYDQATWEADDMDVPEFDTFKLQYWNHRELMMGDDGKPGKKIKVKGRMKRLDRPPENPVVDPTIKFDRQPEYLDSTGGTLHPYQLEGLNWLRFSWAQGTDTILADEMGLGKTVQTAVFLYSLYKEGHSKGPFLVSAPLSTIINWEREFEMWAPDMYVVTYVGDKDSRAVIRENEFSFEDNAIRGGKKASRMKKDSSIKFHVLLTSYELITIDMAILGSIDWACLVVDEAHRLKNNQSKFFRVLNNYPLQHKLLLTGTPLQNNLEELFHLLNFLTPERFSNLEGFLEEFADIAKEDQIKKLHDMLGPHMLRRLKADVFKHMPSKTELILRVELSPQQKKYYKFILTRNFEALNTKGGGNQVSLLNVVMDLKKCCNHPFLFPGAAMEAPRLPNGMYDGSSLIKAAGKLMLLQKMMRKLKDGGHRVLIFSQMTKMLDLLEDFLENEGYKYERIDGSITGGMRQEAIDRFNAPGAQQFAFLLSTRAGGLGINLATADTVIIYDSDWNPHNDIQAFSRAHRIGQNKKVMIYRFVTKASVEERITQVAKKKMMLTHLVVRPGLGSKTGSMSKQELDDILKFGTEELFKDEGEGENKEEDSSVIHYDDKAIDRLLDRNQDATDDTELQSMNEYLSSFKVAQYVVKDEDEEEEEVQREIIKQEESVDPDYWEKLLRHHYEQQQEDLARNLGKGKRIRKQVNYNDGSQEDRADWQDDQSDGQSDYSVASEEGDEDFDERSEANSRRPSRKGLRNDKDKPLPPLLARVGGNIEVLGFNSRQRKAFLNAVMRYGMPPQDAFTTQWLVRDLRGKSEKEFKAYVSLFMRHLCEPGADGAETFADGVPREGLSRQHVLTRIGVMSLIRKKVQEFEHVNGQWSLPWMAELEENKRAAQPDSPGKTPSTGTPADTQPNTPAPVDESKSDEVIRDGDKDVKKDSEADKNGKDAPKSTSEVISIPDDDDDDDKSPAEEKKDDEPMETDKATNGEADGAKDDGDKKSPRGEDDSASPSEVKSEGAESKSQESDGKEDKLEKMDTTPPPPDDKKAAVKDEKEAPKAEEAPKLQNGDAATLEEKKKAKSRFMFNIADGGFTELHSLWQNEERAATVTRKTNEIWHRRHDYWLLAGIIQHGYARWQDIQNDVKFAILNEPFKGEMNRGNFLEIKNKFLARRFKLLEQALVIEEQLRRAAYLNMSEDPSHPSMALNTRFSEVECLAESHQHLSKESMSGNKPANAVLHKVLKQLEELLSDMKADVTRLPATIARIPPVAVRLQMSERNILSRLASRGPDAHTQAQQMSQQ
- the chd4a gene encoding chromodomain-helicase-DNA-binding protein 4a isoform X2, with amino-acid sequence MSGSEDDRDDYGAPPQDRLMQDDEDEEISENETQKVKKKKKAKKSRESKGSKRRSRREELPISSPEHMDAAGGEDEADNDDGTAGAGHAQRSDSEGSDYTPGRKKKKRAGGGKEKKRSGASSERGSSKKKEPEPEEEDEDDDDDFSEPKSSSQLLENWGMEDIDHIFTQEDYRSLTNYKAFSQFVRPLIAAKNPKIAVSKMMMVLGAKWREFSTNNPLRGAAAANAALATANVPAAVDNMVAEAVPVPPAAPAPVEAQQPAAPPLRKAKTKEGKGPNARKKSKSAQKPQEKKNNAKTKKVAPLKIKLGGFSSKRKRSSSEEDEPDADSDFEDGSMNSVSVSEGSNSRSGRSKKKPSSKGKPKRKKAEDADGYETDHQDYCEVCQQGGEIILCDTCPRAYHMVCLDPDMEKAPEGTWSCPHCEKEGIQWEAREEPSEGEEDNGDGGEMEEDDHHMEFCRVCKDGGELLCCDSCPSSYHIHCLNPPLPEIPNGEWICPRCLCLPMKGKVQKILTWQWGEPPPPTPVPRPPDLPPDAPDPAPLAGRPEREFFAKWYNMSYWHCSWVTELQLELHCQVMFRNYQRKNDMDEPPPIDFGDGEEDKSDKRKNKDPMYAQLDERYLRFGIKMEWLMIHRIINHSVDRKNNVHYLIKWRELAYDQATWEADDMDVPEFDTFKLQYWNHRELMMGDDGKPGKKIKVKGRMKRLDRPPENPVVDPTIKFDRQPEYLDSTGGTLHPYQLEGLNWLRFSWAQGTDTILADEMGLGKTVQTAVFLYSLYKEGHSKGPFLVSAPLSTIINWEREFEMWAPDMYVVTYVGDKDSRAVIRENEFSFEDNAIRGGKKASRMKKDSSIKFHVLLTSYELITIDMAILGSIDWACLVVDEAHRLKNNQSKFFRVLNNYPLQHKLLLTGTPLQNNLEELFHLLNFLTPERFSNLEGFLEEFADIAKEDQIKKLHDMLGPHMLRRLKADVFKHMPSKTELILRVELSPQQKKYYKFILTRNFEALNTKGGGNQVSLLNVVMDLKKCCNHPFLFPGAAMEAPRLPNGMYDGSSLIKAAGKLMLLQKMMRKLKDGGHRVLIFSQMTKMLDLLEDFLENEGYKYERIDGSITGGMRQEAIDRFNAPGAQQFAFLLSTRAGGLGINLATADTVIIYDSDWNPHNDIQAFSRAHRIGQNKKVMIYRFVTKASVEERITQVAKKKMMLTHLVVRPGLGSKTGSMSKQELDDILKFGTEELFKDEGEGENKEEDSSVIHYDDKAIDRLLDRNQDATDDTELQSMNEYLSSFKVAQYVVKDEDEEEEEVQREIIKQEESVDPDYWEKLLRHHYEQQQEDLARNLGKGKRIRKQVNYNDGSQEDRADWQDDQSDGQSDYSVASEEGDEDFDERSEANSRRPSRKGLRNDKDKPLPPLLARVGGNIEVLGFNSRQRKAFLNAVMRYGMPPQDAFTTQWLVRDLRGKSEKEFKAYVSLFMRHLCEPGADGAETFADGVPREGLSRQHVLTRIGVMSLIRKKVQEFEHVNGQWSLPWMAELEENKRAAQPDSPGKTPSTGTPADTQPNTPAPVDESKSDEVIRDGDKDVKKDSEADKNGKDAPKSTSEVISIPDDDDDDDKSPAEEKKDDEPMETDKATNGEADGAKDDGDKKSPRGEDDSASPSEVKSEGAESKSQESDGKEDKLEKMDTTPPPPDDKKAAVKDEKEAPKAEEAPKLQNGDAATLEEKKKAKSRFMFNIADGGFTELHSLWQNEERAATVTRKTNEIWHRRHDYWLLAGIIQHGYARWQDIQNDVKFAILNEPFKGEMNRGNFLEIKNKFLARRFKLLEQALVIEEQLRRAAYLNMSEDPSHPSMALNTRFSEVECLAESHQHLSKESMSGNKPANAVLHKVLKQLEELLSDMKADVTRLPATIARIPPVAVRLQMSERNILSRLASRGPDAHTQAQQMSQQ